A stretch of Pirellulales bacterium DNA encodes these proteins:
- a CDS encoding EF-Tu/IF-2/RF-3 family GTPase — translation MKHQHLAAILVVVFATFGAASGARADDALFLPVEDSFVIAGMGVVATGTVVRGTIHTGDQVELVGTGDPTPAVVRDLQVNFSSVAEAGAGTEVSVILGRVEQDQVQRGRVIGAPGVLKAHAKITADVTLLAAGGRARPADDGYRPLLKIWTQSVPGTFDLGGGQIDLGATGRVSITLEEATVAQPGDRFDVTDGGRSVGGGVVVATQD, via the coding sequence ATGAAGCACCAGCATCTCGCTGCAATTCTCGTCGTTGTCTTCGCCACGTTTGGCGCGGCCTCCGGGGCGCGGGCGGATGATGCGCTGTTCCTGCCCGTGGAGGATTCCTTCGTCATCGCGGGCATGGGCGTCGTGGCGACCGGTACTGTCGTGCGGGGTACGATCCACACCGGCGATCAGGTAGAGCTGGTTGGCACCGGCGATCCGACGCCGGCGGTCGTGCGTGATCTCCAGGTCAACTTCAGTTCAGTCGCGGAGGCTGGCGCGGGCACCGAGGTATCCGTCATCCTCGGTCGCGTCGAACAGGACCAGGTGCAGCGGGGCCGGGTGATCGGCGCGCCTGGGGTCCTGAAGGCGCACGCCAAGATAACCGCGGATGTCACCTTGCTGGCGGCCGGTGGCCGGGCACGGCCTGCGGATGACGGCTATCGGCCACTGCTCAAGATCTGGACACAATCCGTGCCCGGGACCTTCGATCTTGGCGGCGGCCAGATCGATCTTGGCGCCACGGGGCGCGTGTCGATTACCCTCGAGGAGGCGACCGTGGCGCAGCCTGGCGACCGGTTCGACGTCACTGACGGCGGGCGCAGCGTCGGTGGCGGCGTCGTTGTGGCGACGCAGGACTAG